AAAAGTGAGCTTAAGGCATTCTAAATGTATAATTATTGGTCACTAGTTTGCAGAAGTTTACTGGCAACCTGGCTGAGTCCATATTGGTTAAATAGTGTCGATACGCCAACTAGTACCTTAGTTTTTgcgctatcgatctgaaattttgcacacattgtTCACTCCTCAAgtagctgcttatttgttagaaccgccgatatcggtccattatagcatatagctaccattaaAACTGATCGAttcaaaacaagtttttgtatgaaaaactttttttttgacaagatttcttcacgaaatttgtcgcacattattttccaaggcaacgctgCAATCTGCAAACATAGTGTTCATATCgcttcactatagcatatagctgtcatacaaactgaccgcacaaaatcgaaataaagatgcgtttatacccttttatgctataattaTGCTGCTGTGCAGGGTATTATAACACTATTTTGCTGCTTGTTGCTAcaaactaacctaacctaaaaactATTGTTGCCGTTTTCCGTCTTGCTTGAAATTGCTTGCTATCCGCTctaaatttgtatgtgtgtaacacTCACCCAACATTTCAGCGCTGGTTGCGCTTTCCGTGCTcgcattgtttttcttttgcaaCGCTGTACGGCGTTCTTCAATAATTTTCGCAGTAAAGCGATGCATAATTCGTATACCCTCCATTTGCTTTTCATACTGTTGCGGCCGCAGCAGCTTAAATAAACGCGGAAAGGCCAAAATGGGACGTATAAAGCGTGTggcaacaatgtttgtaacgCTGCgtgttagaaaataaaaaattaataaattttacatttttctaaacattctaattgtttatattatatatgtatttatgctcACTCTTTCACGGCTTGCACAAAATCGGATTTGGAGTCTTGCTGCGCATGCACACAGACGCCCATAGCGGTTtctaattttaaagcaaaaaatgatAATTACAATATGTAGCATGTATGCTGTAGAAGCTCACCCGCTATCACATCCAATGTCATAAGTCCCATATGCGGATATATGTCCACAGCAGTGGCACCATCCGCAAGCGCTGACAATTTCTGCACCAACACACGACTTTGTCGCTCGAAAACATCCACAAATTGCTCGAGTATTTTGAAATGGAAGGTGGGCGTGATAATTTTGCGCATCATTTGCCATTTGCGATCGTAGCTAAGCAGCAAACCGTCGCCCAACCAGTCGCGCAGCAGCCAATAAAGCTGATTCTTTTGTACATGCTTTTGACTGCTAAGTAGCTCTTCGACATAACGCGGATCAGCGGTTACAACCATTAGATCGCGTAGCAGTAGCGCGCAGAAACTTTTGCCGAAGCGCGTGACGAACTCTTGAAACTTCAAATGTAaatcttttgtgtttttgtattatgtaaatttccaaagaaattaGAAAAACAGTTAAAGCAGTATTAAGCAAGTGTGTGAACTTATAAGGCTAAGTTAATTGTGCGccatctattttttttttaattttcgcttAACGTCAACTTAGCAATGCAACTTAGAACACGTGCTATTGTGACGTCAGCAAGTTCCAATATTTCCAAATTCAAAGAGTACCAATTAGCATTACCGCTATTAGCGGTATGGCGAAAATTTCTTTGGCGCGTTGCGTGTGGTGTGTCAgcgtgtgcgcgtgtgtgttttaaaatatgcatttttactCACTATCTGGCTGAAAGCGCGCCAACACGAGCATACAACCCACGAATGGTATATTGGAGACGGGTGGTATACGCTTGAAGAACGCCTGATTACGCATGCGCGCATATTGGTAGTGTAAGGCGAGGCAGACAACTGTTGCAGCCAGCAGCATCAGCTTCCAAAACATCGTGCGGTTGCCACGTAGACACtttattatgttttataatttaatatttatgcttTAACATCGACTGTCACTTTTCGTTGTGCTTCATGAACTGCTGTCTAACGCCTTTaagtaaagtaattttaaatattgaattttatcaATAAAGTTTTACCGAAACGTAAATTCGAATTAATCCAACAATTTCTAAACAGCGCTGCAATTAAAGTagttatatacaaacattatcTTTATGGCGCTGTAGCGCTGCTttgttataccctaaacagggtgtattaaCTTTGCtacatatacgcgaactagtcgctcagtttttgagatgttgaactaaaattttgcaaatgtcaTTCTCGTCCCAATAAGCTGGTAATTTCTTGGGACCGCCGATaacgcaccactatagcatagagctgccatagaaactgttTGATAAACATCTTTTAACTTATGCCataagaaatgcagctgtgaaggttattatagttttggtgcagccaaagtcaacgttttttttttattcttgttgGCGCTAGCTCTCGCCATAACTACGGACAGCGCTCTTATCTGTTATTTATAAGCGATAGCACGCATTACACacattttatttgccatttctATTGAtttattacacacatacataacattaatttattacttgtacttgagctaaatataaatataaatatagtaaattaaaaactataatcCAAAGTTGACACAGCTGCTTATGCCGTACAATTTATGAacttaaaaaactattttatatagtCAGTTAATCACTCaggcgattaaaaattaatattcaattacaaactttattaaacatatttatatagtaattCTATTGCTACTTGTGCGACCTATGTATTTTTAGCCACACTTAAGCAATTAAATGTACTAAtggtataattaaatatttttatgctataaatataaagTGCTTCACAATTTGATAGCTGCCAACAGTGATAACGGAAATCCATCAACGAATGCGTGCGTTCGTTGCTCGTTGACAGGAAGTACCGGTACTTCATTTCTGCGTGCCTTATTTCCTTATCTGCTACTCGGTgcaatatgaatatgaaaaaatatatatttgtgctgCATTTCTGTTTGCAACATTTGCTTGCGTTTACACACAATAGTATTTATTGCTATATTAAAATCGTTAAAAATCACTGCAATGACATCATTtacatgcatataccataacaaATGTATAACCATAATATGCTTTATCACTGAATTATTTCTTTCTATTAATCATGCACACACCAACGGTTGGGCACAAATAATGcttgtttttagaaaaaatgtcCGGTTgacttataataaaattacacaaaattatTTCCAATTACTTTTTCAAAGAACGCTATTCGGCCACTACTCAAATGGCGTGTTTGAAGGAGTTGAAACAAAGACCCCATTTGAGTAGTGGTGAAACGGCGCCCTTTTATGGTATaactaattataattataattttttgaatgcTGACAACGCTTCTGAAACAGCGTGCAGCACATTTTCTAGCCCGCGGCTCACTGCCATCTAGCATTGTTTTCACCCAACTATGGCGATTTTTTTGCCATAAAATTACACATGCACatgtttttgaatatataaaaatataatatacgcgtatctatatatgtacatatgtacataaacaacATGCGGCGGTGATTAgtgatttgcatttttaatacaattagaATCGTTTTTTGTTACCTTATAACATGTTTTCAAGCTAAATCGCATAGCATAATGACTGTTTTATATTATGATCGTgtttcattattaaaattaaattattattaaaactaaattattttatgtatattatcaCTACAATACACCATTTGGTAAGCAAAGACCATGCTGTCATCACTCAAACAGCTGATGTTGTGAAATTCGTTCATAAGGCAACTGTTACTAACGAATAACATTTCTTTTATTACACAAATAATTGCATACTAAattaatttgctaatttaaATAATAGAATTACAATTGacgtacattttttattaaagtaactaattaatgaattatttttaaacgtCTGTTGTCAACGGCCTGTTATCGCACACTCAAATATCAGCACTAAATCTATCTCTGCTAAAATAGAATAGTTTTGGCTTATAGCTAAAAAAaaacgtgtatgtgtgtatgtgcatacgagtatatgtgacttcataattatttacatacatttattatttattttaaaaaattgtaatatttttttttaacttatcaTAAATGAGTTTACTGTTGACTTTCACACATTTTATCCCTGCTTAAGTGCTTTGCTGCTATGCGCGCCCTACAAACACATTATCTCGGTTATTAAGGTGAACGTGACAGCGTTTATGCTTTctattttacacacacacacgcgtgtACGTacaaataccaacaacaaacacacaatataaacaaattaatgtcGGCTGTGAATCACTACAACGTCAATTTCATGATAGCTGCCGGTCATAACTTTTATAATGCATgtaacagagaacgtatattatatacgatatacgttctctgcatgtaacttgaaataatttacattttgcgCGCAAGCAGAAGCTggttattttatacaataatattattgacACGAAATTGCACCTTGCGCTTTGAAAAAATGCaatcatttagttttttatacgcACTTtggttgttttaataattttccgcAATCGAAATAAATTATGACAGTCGGGCAAAGAGCAACAGCAGAACTAAAATTCTATAAAACTCGCACGATTTGCTTTTCCATTCAATATAGTGCGAGAGTGTGAAAATTATTTGACATAGAGAGGTAGCAGGCAGACATatcatatatatgatatacgttctctgtagCAGGTAGGCAGAGAATacatatgatatacgttctctgaggTAGTGAGTGAGTGAGTTGACGTTTATCGCATGACATCACAGAAAGGGGAAGTGCTTTGAAttgaaataagtaaacaaacacAGTGCTGCTCCAATTGTTAATGCGTATATATTCTTAGTGCTGTGGCGAGAGGAAGTGATAtttgaaatacaaatttgagtACTTCTAACgaaatctatatatttattattgacaaAACATgatttaaaagcaataaataaaaaaatgtgtgtatagAAAGAAAAAGTATACAAGGcactcatatgtacatacatatgtatgtatatagtggcATATATATTAGGTCTAGTGAAAAGAAATTTACGACGATCTGGACAAGAGCATGACAAGGAAGGTTAAAATTCGATGGAATGATCTAACGGAATGCAAAACTGCAAAAGGCAAAGCGGTAGATCAAAAATACACAAAGTTTCTACTCACTCTTAATAGAAGACACTGCAGAAACATGATTGGAATACTCACTGTTCACAGTTTGGTGGCACCAGGGAAATAATGGAGCATCTCTTGTGCACTTGTTCCGCACTAGCGAGGCAATGCTTAAAACCTTTAAGGGCCCTACGATGTGAGACACTGGAAGAGGTATCGATAGTGTGGCTGCAGAACCTATTGAAATTCACGTCAAGCGCTGGCATCCTGAAGGATGACTACTTCTCATGAACTACGTAACATAGTTAGTGGTGATGAAAAGTGGTTCACTTACGACAAATTCAAGCGTAAATGGTCGTGTTCAAATCGCAAACGGTGATCAAACCAGGATTAACTTTCAGGAAGGGTTTATTGTGTGTTTGGTTGGATTGGCAGGGAATCTTCTACTATGAGCTGCCTCCCGGCGGTAAACTTTTAGTTCGAAGCTGTATTGTCAACAATTGGAGAAAATctgggagcttggttgggatgttctTTTGCATCCACCTTATATGTAGTTTTGATCTGACACCAAGTGCCAATCTCGGATATTCGGAtaattctaactatgctaaataaaacctacaattaaatgcaaaaataatggattttttttactataccttatacattaatatttatttgtgatcTATCAccgtataaaaacat
The sequence above is drawn from the Bactrocera oleae isolate idBacOlea1 chromosome 5, idBacOlea1, whole genome shotgun sequence genome and encodes:
- the LOC106618033 gene encoding cytochrome P450 4ae1 isoform X2 codes for the protein MRACVIRRSSSVYHPSPIYHSWVVCSCWRAFSQIFQEFVTRFGKSFCALLLRDLMVVTADPRYVEELLSSQKHVQKNQLYWLLRDWLGDGLLLSYDRKWQMMRKIITPTFHFKILEQFVDVFERQSRVLVQKLSALADGATAVDIYPHMGLMTLDVIAETAMGVCVHAQQDSKSDFVQAVKDVTNIVATRFIRPILAFPRLFKLLRPQQYEKQMEGIRIMHRFTAKIIEERRTALQKKNNASTESATSAEMLDIGLKPRMALLDVLLQSTTTDGQALSDAQIRDEVNTFMFEGHDTTTSAISFCLYLLARHPECQRVLFEEIRNHFGTDTSRPIKYKDVQHLTYLNCVIKETLRLYPPIPVIGRWLKEELVLPDVTLPPRTNVLILLWQILRDPDVYAEPERFWPERHLENNERANVFSNIPFSAGPRNCIGQKFAIFELRTVVVQLLRHYELLPSGAPIQPSIKIVLRSKSGVNVALKKRAYV
- the LOC106618033 gene encoding cytochrome P450 4ae1 isoform X1, with amino-acid sequence MFWKLMLLAATVVCLALHYQYARMRNQAFFKRIPPVSNIPFVGCMLVLARFQPDNLHLKFQEFVTRFGKSFCALLLRDLMVVTADPRYVEELLSSQKHVQKNQLYWLLRDWLGDGLLLSYDRKWQMMRKIITPTFHFKILEQFVDVFERQSRVLVQKLSALADGATAVDIYPHMGLMTLDVIAETAMGVCVHAQQDSKSDFVQAVKDVTNIVATRFIRPILAFPRLFKLLRPQQYEKQMEGIRIMHRFTAKIIEERRTALQKKNNASTESATSAEMLDIGLKPRMALLDVLLQSTTTDGQALSDAQIRDEVNTFMFEGHDTTTSAISFCLYLLARHPECQRVLFEEIRNHFGTDTSRPIKYKDVQHLTYLNCVIKETLRLYPPIPVIGRWLKEELVLPDVTLPPRTNVLILLWQILRDPDVYAEPERFWPERHLENNERANVFSNIPFSAGPRNCIGQKFAIFELRTVVVQLLRHYELLPSGAPIQPSIKIVLRSKSGVNVALKKRAYV
- the LOC106618033 gene encoding cytochrome P450 4ae1 isoform X3 encodes the protein MIAFFQSARCNFVSIILLYKITSFCLRAKYLHLKFQEFVTRFGKSFCALLLRDLMVVTADPRYVEELLSSQKHVQKNQLYWLLRDWLGDGLLLSYDRKWQMMRKIITPTFHFKILEQFVDVFERQSRVLVQKLSALADGATAVDIYPHMGLMTLDVIAETAMGVCVHAQQDSKSDFVQAVKDVTNIVATRFIRPILAFPRLFKLLRPQQYEKQMEGIRIMHRFTAKIIEERRTALQKKNNASTESATSAEMLDIGLKPRMALLDVLLQSTTTDGQALSDAQIRDEVNTFMFEGHDTTTSAISFCLYLLARHPECQRVLFEEIRNHFGTDTSRPIKYKDVQHLTYLNCVIKETLRLYPPIPVIGRWLKEELVLPDVTLPPRTNVLILLWQILRDPDVYAEPERFWPERHLENNERANVFSNIPFSAGPRNCIGQKFAIFELRTVVVQLLRHYELLPSGAPIQPSIKIVLRSKSGVNVALKKRAYV